A genomic window from Methanovulcanius yangii includes:
- a CDS encoding class I SAM-dependent DNA methyltransferase — MARKKSNGDKKSNSGAIIGFEAKLWEAADKLRSNMDAAEYKHVVLGLIFLKYISDSFEERYTHIKREVSNPKSEWYVAEPDQQYAVLEDPDEYLAENVFWVPRVSRWSYLQAHAKSPKIGVLIDDAMVEIEKCNPILKGVLPKDFGRASLDKQRLGELVDLVGGITVGDKESRSKDVLGRVYEYFLSQFASAEGKKGGQFYTPRCVVRILVAMLAPYHGRVYDPACGSGGMFVQSEEFVEAHGGRKNDISVYGQESNSTTWRLAKMNLAIRGIEGNLGDHAADSFANDLHKDLKADYILVNPPFNMKDWGSEKLRQDVRWKYGIPPKNNANFAWMQHFIHHLAPTGQAGVVLANGSMSSNTSGEGDIRRNIVEDDLVDCMVALPGQLFYSTQIPACLWFLSRDKKNNRFRNRRREILFIDARTMGVMVDRTHRELTDEDIDRIAGTYHAWRGDDGAGEYEDVPGFCKSETLEEVAKHGYVLTPGRYVGAEIVEDDDAEPFAEKMERLTAELRNQILKSHELETIIESNLGDLNYDK; from the coding sequence ATGGCACGAAAAAAATCGAACGGTGATAAAAAATCGAATAGCGGCGCAATAATCGGATTCGAGGCGAAACTCTGGGAAGCTGCGGACAAACTCCGGTCCAACATGGATGCAGCGGAGTACAAGCACGTCGTCCTTGGCCTGATCTTCCTAAAATACATCTCCGATTCGTTCGAGGAACGCTATACACACATCAAGCGGGAAGTATCCAACCCGAAGAGCGAGTGGTACGTCGCAGAACCCGACCAGCAGTATGCAGTCCTCGAAGACCCCGATGAATACCTTGCCGAAAATGTCTTCTGGGTTCCCAGGGTCTCACGATGGTCCTACCTTCAGGCACATGCAAAGTCCCCCAAGATCGGTGTCCTCATCGACGATGCGATGGTCGAGATCGAAAAGTGCAACCCTATCCTGAAAGGTGTGCTCCCAAAGGACTTCGGGCGGGCGAGCCTCGATAAACAGCGGCTCGGCGAGCTGGTGGACCTCGTCGGGGGCATCACCGTCGGGGATAAGGAAAGCCGTTCCAAGGATGTCCTCGGCCGTGTATACGAATATTTCCTCTCCCAGTTTGCCAGTGCGGAAGGCAAGAAGGGCGGTCAGTTCTACACCCCGCGATGTGTTGTCAGGATTCTTGTTGCGATGCTTGCCCCTTACCACGGCCGGGTCTATGATCCCGCCTGTGGGTCCGGCGGTATGTTTGTCCAGAGCGAGGAGTTCGTGGAGGCCCATGGCGGACGCAAAAACGATATCAGCGTCTACGGGCAGGAGTCCAATTCGACGACCTGGCGGCTTGCGAAGATGAACCTCGCCATCCGGGGCATCGAAGGCAACCTCGGCGACCATGCAGCAGACAGTTTCGCAAATGATCTCCACAAGGATCTGAAAGCGGACTATATCCTCGTCAATCCCCCCTTCAACATGAAGGACTGGGGGAGCGAGAAGCTCCGGCAGGACGTCCGGTGGAAATACGGCATTCCCCCCAAGAACAACGCCAACTTCGCCTGGATGCAGCACTTCATCCACCATCTCGCCCCCACCGGGCAGGCAGGGGTGGTCCTCGCAAACGGCAGCATGTCCTCAAACACTTCCGGCGAAGGCGACATCCGCAGGAACATCGTCGAGGATGATCTGGTGGACTGCATGGTGGCACTGCCGGGCCAGCTCTTCTACTCGACCCAGATCCCCGCCTGCCTCTGGTTCCTCTCCCGCGACAAGAAGAACAACCGGTTCCGCAACAGACGACGCGAAATTCTCTTCATCGATGCCCGGACGATGGGCGTAATGGTGGACCGCACCCACCGGGAACTGACCGATGAGGACATCGACCGCATCGCCGGGACCTACCATGCCTGGCGGGGCGATGATGGCGCCGGCGAGTATGAGGACGTACCCGGCTTCTGCAAGAGCGAGACGCTCGAAGAAGTGGCAAAGCACGGGTACGTACTCACGCCGGGTCGGTATGTCGGAGCGGAGATCGTCGAGGATGATGATGCCGAGCCGTTTGCGGAGAAGATGGAACGCTTGACGGCGGAGTTACGCAATCAAATTCTCAAGAGTCATGAGTTGGAAACAATTATTGAATCAAATTTGGGGGATTTAAATTACGACAAATAA
- a CDS encoding restriction endonuclease subunit S produces MPDLPTPQGWEWTALSDIAQLESGHTPSRKHPEYWDGDIPWIGLKDAIEHHGKVIFDTYQHVSDLGLANSSARLLPPDTVCLSRTASVGYVVVMGRSMATSQDFVNWVCGKKINPHFLKYVLLAENDALLRFASGTTHQTIYYPEAKAFHVCLPPLPQQKSIVHILKALDDKIELNCRMNETLEAIAQAIFTSWFVDFDPVRAKAEGRQPEGMDEETAALFPDGFEVVDGREVPKGWTVESLDCNIEFMNGLACQKYPPIDELDSLPVIKIRELNNGITSNTDKASKSVPLKYLIKNGDILFSWSGSLQICIWSYGEGILNQHLFKVSSELYPKWFCYLWTHHFLEDFRSIAADKATTMGHIKRHNLRDAKIIVPPMELFSEIDQILSPLIEMQINNAIHSRTLAEIRDQILPKLISGEIRVKVA; encoded by the coding sequence TTGCCCGATCTTCCAACCCCACAAGGTTGGGAATGGACGGCATTAAGTGATATTGCTCAACTAGAAAGTGGGCATACTCCTAGCCGGAAGCATCCTGAATACTGGGATGGTGACATTCCTTGGATAGGTCTCAAGGATGCAATTGAACATCATGGAAAAGTAATATTCGATACATATCAACACGTTAGTGATCTTGGTTTAGCCAATTCCTCCGCACGTCTTCTCCCCCCAGATACGGTTTGTTTATCAAGAACGGCTTCTGTCGGTTATGTTGTCGTCATGGGGCGATCGATGGCTACAAGCCAAGATTTTGTGAATTGGGTTTGTGGCAAGAAAATTAATCCACACTTTTTAAAATATGTCTTGTTAGCAGAAAATGATGCACTCTTGCGCTTTGCAAGTGGCACAACCCATCAAACGATCTACTATCCTGAAGCAAAAGCCTTCCATGTTTGTCTCCCGCCACTCCCTCAGCAAAAATCTATTGTTCATATTCTAAAAGCCCTCGATGACAAGATAGAGCTAAACTGTCGGATGAACGAGACCCTCGAAGCAATAGCGCAGGCCATCTTCACATCATGGTTCGTGGACTTCGATCCGGTGCGGGCGAAGGCTGAAGGACGGCAGCCGGAGGGCATGGACGAGGAGACGGCGGCGCTGTTTCCGGATGGGTTTGAGGTAGTTGATGGGAGAGAGGTGCCAAAGGGGTGGACAGTAGAATCTTTGGATTGTAATATTGAATTTATGAATGGTTTGGCCTGTCAAAAGTATCCCCCTATAGATGAACTGGATTCATTGCCGGTGATAAAAATTCGTGAGCTTAATAACGGAATTACCTCAAATACGGATAAAGCATCAAAATCGGTGCCATTAAAATATTTGATCAAAAATGGTGACATTCTATTTTCATGGTCTGGGAGTCTTCAAATATGCATTTGGTCCTATGGTGAAGGTATACTCAATCAACATTTGTTCAAAGTTTCATCAGAACTATATCCAAAATGGTTCTGCTATCTCTGGACTCATCATTTTTTGGAAGATTTCAGATCCATTGCTGCAGATAAAGCTACGACTATGGGCCATATAAAAAGACACAATCTTAGAGACGCAAAAATCATCGTTCCACCAATGGAGCTCTTCAGTGAAATTGACCAAATATTATCGCCATTAATCGAAATGCAAATTAACAATGCTATCCATTCCCGCACCCTCGCCGAAATTCGCGATCAAATCCTCCCAAAGCTTATCTCTGGAGAAATCAGAGTGAAAGTAGCGTAA
- a CDS encoding NYN domain-containing protein translates to MSDPNIAIYLDFENLSISAENSYPDLEKPLKIEPLLDYAAGRGNITVKRAYADWSQQIVRKYERMLVTHGFEMRHLPQTSMIGKNGSDLQMTIDVLSDLQNLPVDTFILGSGDTDFIPLVRSIIEKGKKVHIVGFESSVGNAIKRNCTKYKSMEDLLGLNEEENIDLDDIENSEDLSKFIGRNLLVRFSKTHPGGEPILLSQLKERLRRMDPSFTEKNLGFSSFKSFIDSYVGDVIEKLYDDDKTGHPLAVFKDISKIEENEKISEDDVNELEIKDYIIRHLRYPQNNEIRLDFSQKIIDIYKKENSASMKEIIDYIADNIEFDYPKIGIKKFVYALGQGRAIHYENQDGDFSLFNRPQKLNEDVPDKFEIERIYQKRIFELVSKRFPETDASVINEFLK, encoded by the coding sequence TTGTCTGACCCAAATATTGCAATATATCTCGATTTTGAAAATCTATCAATATCTGCTGAAAATTCCTATCCTGATCTAGAAAAACCTCTCAAAATTGAGCCTTTATTAGATTACGCGGCAGGAAGAGGAAATATAACAGTAAAAAGGGCCTATGCCGACTGGTCACAGCAAATTGTTCGTAAATACGAACGGATGCTTGTAACTCATGGATTTGAAATGCGGCATCTCCCTCAAACTAGTATGATTGGAAAAAATGGCTCGGATCTCCAAATGACAATAGATGTTCTAAGTGACTTACAAAATTTGCCTGTTGATACATTCATTTTGGGATCTGGTGATACTGATTTCATCCCTTTAGTACGGAGTATTATTGAAAAAGGAAAAAAGGTGCATATTGTTGGGTTTGAAAGTTCGGTTGGTAATGCTATCAAAAGGAATTGTACGAAGTATAAATCTATGGAGGATTTGCTTGGATTAAATGAGGAAGAAAATATTGATTTGGATGATATTGAAAACTCAGAAGATTTGAGCAAATTCATTGGTCGGAATTTATTGGTCCGATTCAGTAAAACCCATCCTGGAGGAGAACCAATTTTATTATCTCAATTAAAGGAACGTTTGAGAAGGATGGACCCGTCCTTTACAGAAAAAAATCTCGGATTTTCGTCTTTTAAATCATTCATTGATTCCTACGTTGGTGATGTCATCGAAAAACTATATGATGATGATAAAACAGGACATCCTCTCGCGGTTTTTAAGGATATCTCAAAAATTGAAGAGAATGAGAAGATATCGGAGGATGATGTGAATGAATTAGAAATAAAAGATTATATCATCCGACATTTGCGTTATCCACAGAATAATGAGATCCGACTTGATTTTTCGCAAAAAATTATTGATATTTATAAGAAGGAAAATTCTGCCTCTATGAAAGAGATAATTGATTATATTGCAGACAATATCGAATTTGATTATCCAAAAATTGGAATTAAAAAATTTGTATATGCATTAGGACAGGGAAGGGCAATTCATTATGAAAATCAAGATGGCGATTTTTCACTATTCAATCGGCCTCAAAAACTAAACGAAGACGTCCCCGATAAATTTGAAATTGAAAGAATCTATCAAAAAAGAATATTTGAATTAGTATCCAAGAGGTTTCCAGAGACAGACGCCTCAGTAATCAATGAATTTTTAAAATAA
- a CDS encoding class I SAM-dependent methyltransferase: MENNPVFTIFESLPRLGAGDDEHTAKAFSFIAELPKGGGEILDVGCGKGVQTMALARLCPSCRILATDIHQPYLDVVEEKIGAEGCSGRVTTVRASMDDLPFEEDSFDIIWAEGCASIIGIENAVRYWKTLLKQGGHIMISDILWFTRTPSDEAREFFAEFHPGMMTEDEVFEVIRDAGLELVGSFRLPSRVWEESFYGELRKRFGALEEEYADDEGALMVINGLKRQTEIFDKYHDEFGNTYCIMRKPE; the protein is encoded by the coding sequence ATGGAAAACAATCCAGTTTTTACGATTTTTGAATCGCTTCCCAGGCTGGGGGCGGGGGATGATGAGCACACGGCAAAGGCATTTTCATTCATCGCAGAACTGCCGAAAGGAGGTGGTGAGATCCTTGATGTCGGGTGCGGGAAGGGCGTCCAGACGATGGCCCTTGCCCGCCTGTGCCCGTCCTGCAGGATACTCGCAACAGATATTCACCAGCCGTATCTCGATGTGGTGGAGGAAAAAATAGGAGCCGAAGGGTGTTCCGGGAGAGTCACAACGGTCCGTGCATCCATGGACGATCTTCCCTTTGAAGAGGACTCGTTCGACATTATATGGGCTGAAGGATGTGCATCCATCATCGGCATCGAAAACGCCGTCAGGTACTGGAAGACGCTCCTGAAGCAGGGCGGACACATAATGATCTCGGATATACTCTGGTTTACCCGGACTCCCTCGGATGAGGCCCGCGAATTCTTCGCCGAATTCCACCCCGGCATGATGACCGAAGATGAAGTATTTGAGGTCATCCGGGATGCCGGGCTGGAGCTGGTCGGATCCTTCCGGCTCCCGTCACGCGTATGGGAAGAGAGTTTCTACGGGGAACTGAGGAAGAGGTTCGGGGCACTCGAAGAGGAATATGCAGATGATGAGGGCGCCCTGATGGTCATCAATGGGCTGAAGAGGCAGACCGAAATCTTTGACAAATACCACGACGAGTTCGGAAATACCTACTGCATCATGAGAAAACCGGAGTGA